The following proteins come from a genomic window of Microbacterium sp. SY138:
- a CDS encoding aspartate-semialdehyde dehydrogenase, protein MTRISDSGLSVAIVGATGQVGTVMREILAERSFPIRDLRLFSSARSAGTAIEFGGATVIVEDVETADVAGIDIALFSAGATASRAYAPRFAAAGAVVVDNSSAWRMDPEVPLVVSEVNPHAIDERPKGIIANPNCTTMAAMPVLKALHAEAGLERLIVSTYQAVSGSGLAGAQELLGQVEGVLAQGDTLRLVHDGSAVDFPEPEKYIAPIAFDVIPFAGNLVDDGDNETDEEKKLRNESRKILELPDLRVAGTCVRVPVFTGHSLSINVEFAGDITPERAREVLSVAPGVVLDEVPTPLQAAGKDPSFVGRIRADQSAPEGKGLVLFLSNDNLRKGAALNAVQIAEILAERLAVIA, encoded by the coding sequence ATGACCCGCATCTCCGATTCAGGACTCTCCGTCGCCATCGTCGGCGCCACCGGCCAGGTGGGCACCGTGATGCGCGAGATTCTCGCCGAGCGGTCGTTCCCGATCCGCGACCTGCGCCTGTTCTCCTCCGCGCGCTCGGCCGGCACGGCCATCGAATTCGGTGGCGCGACGGTCATCGTCGAAGACGTCGAGACGGCGGATGTCGCGGGCATCGACATCGCCCTGTTCTCGGCCGGTGCCACCGCGAGCCGCGCTTATGCGCCGCGCTTCGCCGCCGCCGGCGCCGTGGTCGTCGACAACTCCAGCGCCTGGCGCATGGACCCCGAGGTCCCGCTCGTGGTCAGCGAGGTCAACCCGCACGCGATCGACGAGCGCCCCAAGGGCATCATCGCGAACCCGAACTGCACCACGATGGCCGCGATGCCGGTGCTGAAGGCCCTGCACGCCGAGGCCGGTCTCGAGCGTCTGATCGTGTCGACCTACCAGGCTGTCTCCGGCTCCGGCCTCGCCGGTGCCCAGGAGCTCCTCGGCCAGGTCGAGGGCGTGCTCGCACAAGGCGACACCCTCCGCCTCGTGCACGACGGGTCGGCGGTCGACTTCCCCGAGCCCGAGAAGTACATCGCGCCGATCGCGTTCGACGTGATCCCGTTCGCCGGCAACCTCGTCGACGACGGCGACAACGAGACCGACGAGGAGAAGAAGCTCCGCAACGAGAGCCGCAAGATCCTCGAACTCCCGGACCTCCGTGTCGCGGGCACCTGCGTGCGGGTGCCGGTCTTCACGGGGCACTCGCTGTCGATCAACGTCGAGTTCGCCGGCGACATCACGCCCGAGCGTGCGCGCGAGGTGCTGAGCGTCGCTCCCGGTGTCGTGCTCGACGAGGTTCCCACCCCGCTGCAGGCCGCGGGGAAGGACCCGAGCTTCGTCGGTCGCATCCGCGCCGACCAGTCCGCCCCCGAGGGCAAGGGGCTCGTGCTGTTCCTCAGCAACGACAACCTGCGCAAGGGGGCGGCGCTGAACGCCGTGCAGATCGCCGAGATCCTGGCAGAGCGCCTGGCGGTCATAGCCTGA